The DNA region GGATATAGGTGGACTGCAGGAGTTGAAAGAGACTCTTAAAGAAGCTGTAGAATGGCCGTTAACTAATTCTGAAGATTTTAAGCGGATTGGAATCCAACCATCTAAAGGAATTCTTCTATTTGGTCCGCCTGGAACTGGAAAGACCATGCTTTCAAAGGCGGTTGCAACAGAGTCAAAGGCTAATTTTATATCAGTTAAAGGCTCAGAGATTTTAAGCAAATGGTTTGGAGAATCTGAAAGAAAAATAACCGAAATATTTAAAAAAGGAAAACAGGCATCTCCATGTATAATATTTTTTGATGAAATAGATGCTATAGCTCCTATGAGGGGATCTGCAGCAGGTGAACCAAGGGTAGTTGAAAGAATGGTAAACACATTACTCTCTGAAATGGATGGTTTAGAAGAACTAAGGGGTGTTATTGTAATTGGCGCTACAAACAGGCCTGATTTAATTGATGCCGCATTATTACGTCCTGGAAGATTTGATGAAGTTGTGCTTGTTTCACCGCCGGATGAAAAGGCACGTCTTGAAATATTAAAAGTCCATACTAAAAGTATGGCTCTTGATGATAATGTGAATCTTGTAGATCTTTCTAAAAGGGCGGAAGGATACTCTGGAGCAGATATAGAAGCATTGTGCAGAAAAGCTGGTGTAATTGCACTCCACGAAAATATTAAAATTGAAAAAGTTTCAAAAAGACACTTTGAAGCAGCTTTAAGTAAAGTAAATCCATCTACAACACCACAGACTAAAGAATATTATGAAGAAGTTGCAAGGAGACTTGGAAGAGGGTTAGAAGCTAAAAAAGTGAGGGAAGAGTTCCCAAGAGAAGTTGCCTAGATTATACCAAAGGTTAATATGATTATATATCCATATTTTTTTTGAGGTAGCACAGTGGAAAACGATAATCAAGGCAAAAAATTTGAATTTTTTGAGGTCACAGCTGATGTGGGCTATAGGGCACATGGAAAAACGCTGGATGAAGCGTTTGAAAATGCCGCTCTTGCAATGTTTGAAGTAATGACCGATACATCAAAAATAGAACATGAAATAGAACGGAAAATTGAAGTTGAATCAGAAGATGAATGTGCACTTTTATATGATTGGCTTTCAGAATTTCTTTTCATGCTGGACGTTGATTTCCTGATGTTTTCTAAATTTGAAGTCAAAATAAATAAAGGAAATGGCGGATTCTCTTTAAAAGGGACAGCATGGGGTGAAGAATTTAATCCCGAAATCCATGAAAGCAGGGCTGAGGTAAAGGCAGTTACTTACCATATGATGGATGTCAAACAGGATAATGGAGTTATGGTGCAGGTCATTTTGGATATATAAAATTATTTTTGGAATTATTAATACTAACTAAATTGGACTTTAACTAATTTTTAATACTTAATTTAAACCCCTGATTAAAAATATCTTTTTTTATTGTGTTGTGTGATTTAATTGGTGTTAATAATAATTTATTTTATTTTTATGTGTTAAATAATTTAAAATTAGCTCAAATACAGCCTTCAAAACCAAACATTTATATACTGACTTACTTCTAGTTATAGAATATCATTTGGTAACAAAATAACCTATGGTTATATTTGTAATATTTTTATCCAAATAAAAAATAATTGAGAGAAATTTATTTTAATTAAAATGATATATTAAATCCTCAATTCTATGAAAACATTTATTTTAGTTTGATGTAGTAAAATTATGTTTTCTTCTATCTTTATATGTACATTGCTTTTTTTAAACAAAACATTTAAATATCAATAATGACCATTGGCTATATTGTAACCACCAGTAACATGGTTACCGATGGTTACAAATAATGCACTAAGTCATAACCACGGAAATGTGAAACGAATAACCAGGATTATATTAATCTCCTAACGTTATCATTTTCTAATTCCGACGAGATCTATGACTTCCTTTAAACAGAAAACAAAATGTTGAGTTAAACCATATTTTCCCTCCGATTAGGGAGATCTTATCTGAATAACTTGCCACTATTGGTTTATTTTAACTATTTCTGTTTAAAAAATAACTGCTAAATGGGCGAGAGACTAATATAGTCTCTTATCCTCCTTAAATTTCATTTTAGAATGAAAACAAATAAAGAGGTGTAAGTTTTATGCCAACATATGAAGATAAAATAGACCTATATGGAGTAGATGGAAAGCTTTTAGAAGAAAATGTTCCTCTAGAAGCAATTAGTCCAATGTACAACCCTACTATTTCTAAGATTGTACAGGAAGTTAAACGTTCTGTAGCTATTAACTTAGCAGGGATAGAAAAAACATTGGCAAAAGCAGCTTATGGTGGAAAAGCAAACTTTATTCCTGGAAGGGAATTAAATTTACCAATAGTTGAAAACGTAGACGTAATTGCTGATAAACTTCAAAAAATTATCCAAATAGACGAAGATGACGATTTCAATCTCAAACAAATTAACAATGGGGCTCAGGTTCTTGTTCAGCTGCCTTCACAGAGAATGAACATGGCAGCAGATTACACAGTTTCCACATTAGTTACTGGTGGAGCAGTAATCCAGGCAATCATAGACACATTCGATGTAGATCAATTTGATGCTTCTGCAATAAAAACCGCAGTTTTAGGAAGTTACCCTCAGAGTGTAGACTTCAAAGGAGCTAATGTCTCAGCACTACTTGCACCTCCAGCTATGCTCGACAGTTTAGGTTACGGTTTCAGGACCATTGCAGCTAACCACATCGTAGCAGTAACCAAGAAAAACACATTAAATGCAGTAGCATTATCCGCAATATTAGAACAAACTTCAATGTTCGAAATAGGTGATGCTTTAGGTGCATTCGAAAGGTCCCACTTATTAGGACTTGCATACCAGGGTTTAAATGCTAATAACATCGTTTTCGACCTGGTTAAAGCAAACGGAAAAGGTACTGTAGGAACAGTAATCGCTTCACTGGTAGAAAGAGCACTTGATGACGGAGTCATTAAAGTAGCAAAAACAATGCCTTCAGGATACAAAATATATGAACCTGTTGACTGGGCTTTATGGAACGCTTATGCTGCTGCTGGATTAATAAGTTCAACAATAGTAAACATAGGTGCATCCAGAGCTGCTCAGGGTGTTGCTTCTACACTTCTTTACTACAACGATATAATAGAATACGAAACTGGTCTTCCTGGTGTTGACTACGGAAGAGCACAGGGTACTGGTGTAGGTATGAGTTTCTTCTCACACGGTATATACGGTGGAGGAGGTCCTGGAACCTTCAACGGAAACCACGTTGTAACCCGACACAGTAAAGGTTATGCTGTACCTTGTAACGCAGCTTCCATGTGTTTAGATGCAGGTACACAGATGTTTTCTGTTGAATCTACCTCTAGCTTAGTAGGAACTGTTTACAGTGATATTGACTACCTTAGAGAACCTATCAAATACGTTGCAGAAGGTGCAGTAGAGATAAAAGACAAAATATAATACCGCAGGTTTAAGGTGATTTTATGAACGAAATTAAAGCTGTGGATGTTAAAATATTTCCCCACAGACTTTTAAAACCCAAAACAACTGAAAAAATACTGAACTCTATAATTGACCTTGATGGAATTTTAAGGGTTCTTGTAAATGGTAAATCTTTACCACGAGTTGTAGGGTACGGACCTGCAAAAGGAACTATCGTAAATCACGAAGATAGAAAGGTTATTAAGGTAAAAGAAGAGAATTTTGAACTTTTAGTTTCTGTTGGAGAAATCATAGTAACTGTAAACCATGAAAAACTGGATTCCTTTAAAGAGGAACTAGAAAGAATCCTAAGTGATGCCCTTAACTTCAGATATGATGTTTCAGTAGGTATTTTCACAAAAACAAATATCACTGTTTCAGATTATATGAAATACGGCATAGGATTTGATAAAAGTATTGATCCACGGTTAATTGGAATGGTGGATCCAAGTGCAAAATCCTCAGAAACTGTAAGATTAATAGGTGATTAAATGTCGTATGAAGCTCAATACACACCTGGAAAAACAAAAATTGCTGAAAATCGTAGGAACCATATGAACCCTGATTATGAACTTAAAAAGATCAGGGAAGTAGCAGATGAAGATATAGTTAAAATTTTAGGTCACAGAAACCCTGGGGAAGGATACAAAACAGTACACCCTCCTCTTGAAGAAATGGACTTTGAATTAGACATGATGAAAGAACTCGTGGAACCTATTCCTGGTGCAAAAGAAGGTGTCAGGACCAGATATGTCCAATTTGCAGATTCCATGTACAACGCTCCAGCACAGCCTTATGACAGGGCTCGAACCTACATGTGGAGGTTCAGAGGAGTAGACACAGGTACTTTATCTGGAAGACAAGTTGTAGAAATCAGGGAACTTGACTTAGAAAAAATGTCTAAAACTTTAATTGAAACTGAATTATTTGATCCTGCAAAAACAGGTATAAGAGGTGCAACCGTACACGGGCACTCATTAAGACTCGATGAAAACGGTTTAATGTTTGACGCACTTCAGAGATACGTTTACAACGAAGAAGACGGTCAGGTATCCTATGTTAAAGACCAAGTAGGAAGACCTCTTGACGAACCTGTAGCTGTAGGGGAACCATTAGATGATGAACATCTAGCAGAAATGACCACCATCTACAGGTACGATAACGTAAGCATGAGAGATGATGAAGAAGCAATTGAAGTAGTCGAAACCATACACGACGCCAGAACCAAAGGCGGTTATGGATTAGGCGTATTCAAAAACGATTTAAAATGTAAATTGGGTGATGACTAATGATAGACGAAAAAAAGCTTTTCGCAAAAGCCTTAAAAGGTAAATTTGACGAAGACCCAAATGAAAATCACACCAACTTTTACTGCTTCGGCGGTTGGGAACAGTCTGCAAGGAAAAAAGAATTCAATGCAGAAGCTGAAAAACTAATGGAAGAAAGGGGCGGAGTCCCATTCTACAACCCTGATATCGGAGTTCCATTAGGACAAAGGAAATTAATGGCATACAAAGTCTCTGGAACAGACTCATACGTTGAAGGAGATGACCTTCATTTCTTAAACAATGCAGCTATCCAGCAGCTTTTAGATGATATTAAAAGGACTGTTATTGTAGGTATGGATACCGGTCACGCAGTTCTTGAAAAACGTTTAGGTGTTGAAGTTACTCCAGAAACAATAAACGAATACATGGAAACAATCAACCACGCACTCCCTGGTGGAGCTGTTGTGCAGGAACACATGGTAGAAGTAAACCCTGGTCTTGTAGGCGATTGTTACGCTAAAATATTCACTGGTGACGACAACTTAGCTGACGAACTCGATAAAAGAGTACTCATAGACATAAACAAAGAGTTCCCAGAAGAACAGGCTGAAATGCTCAAAAAATACGTAGGAAAGAAAACCTACCAGGTCAGCAGAGTCCCTACAGCAGTAGTAAGATCCTGTGACGGTGGTACTGTATCCCGATGGTCTGCAATGCAGATAGGTATGAGTTTCATCTCAGCATACAAACTCTGTGCAGGAGAAGCAGCAATTGCTGATTTCTCATACGCAGCTAAACACGCTGATGTTATTGGAATGGGTGCTATCTTACCATCAAGAAGAGCAAGAGGACCAAACGAACCTGGTGGAATCCAGTTCGGAGTTTTAGCAGATATGATCCAGACCTCTAGAGTGTCTGAAGACCCTGCAAAAGTAAGTCTTGAAGTTATAGGCGCTGGTGCAGCAATATACGATCAGATCTGGCTCGGATCTTACATGTCTGGTGGTGTCGGATTCACTCAGTATGCTACCGCAGCATACACTGACGATATACTCGACGACTTCTTATACTATGGTAAAGAATACGTAGAAGATAAATTTGGTTTATGCCAGGCTAAAGCAGATATGGATGTTGTTAAAGACATAACAACTGAAGTAACTCTCTACGGAATGGAACAGTACGAAATCCCAACACTCTTAGAAAGCCACTTTGGTGGATCCCAGAGAGCAGCAGTCGCTGCAGCAGCTGCAGGTTGTTCAACCGCATTTGCAACTGGAAACTCCAACGCTGGAATTAACGGATGGTACTTAAGCCAGATATTACACAAAGAAGTACACAGCAGACTCGGATTCTACGGATACGACCTTCAAGATCAGTGTGGAGCTTCTAACTCTCTATCAGTAAGAAGCGACGAAGGTTTAATCCACGAACTCAGAGGACCTAACTACCCTAACTACGCTATGAACGTAGGTCACCAGCCAGAATACGCTGGAATAGCTCAGGCTCCTCACGCTGCAAGAGGCGACGCTTTCTGTGTCAATCCTTTAATTAAAATAGCATTTGCAGATAAGAACCTTACATTTGACTTTACTGCACCAAGAGAATGCATTGCTAAAGGAGCACTCAGAGAGTTCTTACCTAGCGGAGAAAGGGATTTAATTTCCCCTGCAAACTAAGTTTGGAGAACGGTGGATTATTTCCACCATATTCTCTTTTTTTTAAACTTTTAACACGAATTATAATTAATTGATAACTGCTTTTTTTAAATAAGTTAATAGGACTACATGTAAGTGCGAATTTTACTGTGTTTTAAAGGTATTAGTCTGTTAGGTTGAAGTTCAAAATAATTCCATTTTAATCAACAATTACATAATAGTTTTGATTATAACATTTACACAATATGCAGATGAACTTTAAATTAAATTTTAACTTTAAACTCTATTTCAGGTTTAAAACCAAACTTTTATTAATAAATTCATCTTTTATATATAAACCAGCGGATATTATATTACTGTCAGTCAGCAAGGTGATGGTATGCCCATAAAAAGCAGAAAAGAAAGGGAAAAAGAGCAGAGAAGGAAGGACATAATCGATGCCGCCGAAAGCTTGTTCTTTAAAAATGGATATGATAATGTTTCTATGAATGATATAGCTAAAGAAGTTGAATTAAGTAAAGCAACGCTTTATCTTTACTTTGAAAATAAAGAAGAGTTATTTTTTGCAATAGTACTTCGAGGAACCCGTATCTTAAATGCAATGATAAGAGAAGCAGTTGCAGCTGCAGAAAATGGGATTAACAAAGTTGCTGCATTTAGAGTTGCATATCATAAATTTACAAAAGATTATCCTGATTATATCCACATTTACAACTATTTCCAGTCTGGAAGGTTTGATATGGAGAATATAGTAAATAGGGAATATGCAGAAGAAATCAGTAAGGATGCAAGGCTTTATTCTATAATGCACAATTCTGATTTTCAGTTTCTTCCTCCAGTAAGTGAATACGCCAGGGAAATCATGAGCTTGCGTAAAGAAAGGTTTGATGTTATGCGTGACTCCCTTAAAATTGGTATAATTGATGGAACTGTTAGGCCTGATGTAGATCCTGTAGAAGTTTCTATTTTATTATCTGCAATTTCTAAAAGTATGTCAGAAGTACCCCCTGATCACATAAGAATTCTGGAAAGCAGAGGAATTAACAGTGAAAAATATTTTATGGATGTAGAAAATCTTTTACGCCATATGATCAGGAATAAATAGGATGATGCATTCTTTAAGGTACATTTTAATTTAATCTTCAGTACTCTAATTGACAGTAAATGAAATCCTTTATATTATTTGCACCGCTATTTTTTTAATTATTACACGAATTTTTAATTGATAAATCATGTACCTGACTCAATAGATATGATTTTATAGTCAAGTGCAAAAATCATTATATTATCTACAAATGAAATTGTGAAATATTGAATTTTATCGATTAAAACCATTAACTGGACTTTTTAATTGTAAGTTTAATTAATTATTGCTCTTGACTATAAATGTCAAAGTATTAAGATAACAAGTAACAACATATATCTTGGTGAAAGAATGTCAGTTTCAAATTGGAAGGAAAGGGAAAGAGAACAAAGGCGTAATGATATATTAGACGCTGCAGAAACACTTTTCTTCTCAAAAGGATACGATAATGTTTCTATGAATGGTATTGCTAAAAAGGTTGGGTTAGGTAAAGCCACTCTTTATATTTACTTTGATAATAAGGAAGAACTTTTTTATACTGTAGTTTTACGAGGGGTCATTATTTTAAATACAATGATCAAAGAAAAGGTTGAAAAAGAGGATACTGGACTTGAAAAACTCATTGCATTCAAAAAAGCATATAATGAATTTATTAGAAGATATGCTGACTATTTCAAGGCTTACAATTATTTTCAATCTGGAAGATTTGATTTAAGTGATATGCTGCACAGTGATTATTCTGAAATTATGATGCAGAGCATGCTTTATTCTATACATCTTCCATCTAATTTTTTAAAGGTTGATGCCAATGAAACTATAAAAGAAATTTTTAAGTTACGTAAGGAAATATTCTTTACTTTACATAAATCTATAGAATTAGGTATAAAAGAAGAAACAATACGATCTGATGTAGATCCTTTGAAAATAGCAGCTATACAGATTCTAATTTGTGAAAATATAGGTAATTTATCCTTTGATTTTAGGATGATACTCAAAGGTCAAGGGGTCAATTATGTGAAATTTACTAAAGACCTTGATGATTTTATAAGCCAGCTTTATATCAAATAATGATAAAAGAATTTAATTAAATATCTATTTTTCTTTTTTACAGGGTTAAATATTGGTTTTTAGTGTAATTAATGTTTTAGGGCAAGTTATTGTATATTTAAATATTAAATATGCTTAATTTTTTTAATCTACGTAAATCTGGAATATTCTAATTACTTGTCATGTTATCAAAATATTTATATATCTAATTGTCCACTGGTTATATTAGTGACCGATGGTCGTACAAAAAACTGTTGGTTATACCGTGAAAATTGGGAGATTTGAAAATGCAACAAACAGCTCAAGAACAGGTGGGAATACCTGATTCTGTATATAAGAATAGATATGTAATTTTGGCTATAGTCTTGATTGGTGTATTGATGTCGGTTTTGGACGGTTTCATGGTTAGCATAGCGCTACCTACTATCACTACACACTTTAATGTTAACATAGTGCAATCACAGTGGATAATAACTAGTTATTTGGTAGTAATGACTGGTTTGTTTATTTTCTTTGGAAAAGTCTCTGAATATAGTGGCAATGCAAAATTATTCATGGCAGGATGGGCCTTATTTACCTTAAGCTCTCTGGCATGTGGTTTTGCTGCTAGCATTAATGAACTTATTCTCTTCCGTATAATTCAGGCTGTTGGAGCTTCAATGGTCGCAGGAGTTTCAGGTGCTATAATATTCCACTCTTTCCCTCCCAGTGAAATAGGCAAAGCTATGGGATATTTTGGAGTTGTAACAGCCATAGGTTTTCTCATAGGGCCGGGTCTCGGCGGTTTTATTACAAACCTCATTGGTTGGCAATACATATTTCTTGTTAACGTGCCTATTGGTGTCATTTTGTTGGTTTGTGCTTTAAAATATCTTAAGATTCCTGAAAATACATCCAAAAGCTTTAATATGGATTGGACCGGGGCAATAATGCTTGTTATTTCAGTAGCTACATTGATATTATTTTTCAGTGAACTTGCCAGTGGTTTAGTAATTACTGTTCCATTAACCGTATATGGAGTCATATTCGTATTTTCTCTCATTGCATTTCTATTACAGGAATCGAAATGTAAAAATCCTATGTTGGATCTTTCTATATTCAGAAATAGAATGTTCTCGCTGCCTGTACTGAGTTTGTTAATATTTACTATGGCTCTTAACATGGCATTTGTTATAGGACCATTCTATTTCCAAGGTGTAATGGATTACAACCCTTCACAAGTGGGATTATTATTTATGCTCGTGCCTCTGACAATGATATTTGCAGCACCAATGGGTGGAATGCTCTACGATAGATATCACTCTAAATATGCTGCGGGGCTTGGAGTACTGATATCGGCAGTTTCCTTCATATTGTTGGGTTACGCGTACTTGATAATGAATCTTGGTCTAATGGTAATAGCTTTACTTTTATGGGGTGTTGGAAATGGATTATTCACAAGTCCAAATAATACTGAAACTTTAAGTGCCCTTCCTCGAGAAAAAACCGCTATCGCTTCCAGTGTATCAACCACTGCTAAGAGCCTTGGAGGAGCATTGGGTGTATCATTTGCCAGTATTTTCATGACTATAAGCTTGAATACAGCAGGTTATAGTGGTGAAGTACTATCAGCGAGTCCATCCCTTCTATCAAACTCAATCAGTATTATCATGTTTATAACGGGAGTTTTATGTATTATATCTGCTGTGGTGGCTGTGTTAAGAAATATCAAGGGAAACTCTGTATTATATGGGCAATTAGGTGAAATGCAGGAACTTTCATCTGAAGAACATCTTGAAGATTAAAAAAGGTAAAATTTCATGAAAATGGGGATAAAATGATTTACAATTTGATATCGTTTATTCCCATTGTATTTTTGATAAAAAATAGGTGATATTTTGAAAAAAAGTACAACAGAAACTGAAGAAATTATTGCATTTACAGGTGGTCAGATATTGACCATGGATCCTGAAAAGAAAAATGCAGAAGTCGTAGTTATTCAAAATGGCCGTATTATAGATGTCGGTGATAAAAGTATATTGAAATCATACGCAGAATTTGAATTAATTAATATAAAGGGTAAGACTTTAATTCCAGCATTTATCGATGCCCATAACCATTTATCGTGGGGATGTCTTTTACTTAATGGAATTAATTTGAGAGGTATACTTAAAAAAGAAGATGTACTCCATAAGATTACAGATTATGCCCGGGAAAACCCTGGAAATGGGTGGATTATTGCTTATCCATGGATGGACGTGCAACAAGGTGGAGATGAGTTCACCAAAGAAGATATTGATAATCTTAATCTTGACAGGCCTGTTTTATTGATACACCACAGCTTTCATAAGAGTGTGGCAAATTCTAAAGCTCTGAAGCTTGCAGGTATTGGGAAATCAACACAAGATCCATCATTTGGGAATATAGTTAAAGATAATGATGGAAATCCAACAGGATTAATGATGGAACATGCCCAATTTTCATTATTTAGGGTAGCTTTGGAATCAAAAACTGAAATAAACACCAAAGATTATGCAGATCTTATTGAAGCACGTGCTAATGAGCTTCTTTCATTTGGTATCACATCAGTTCAGGACCCAGGGGTTACTCCCGCAGCAGAAGCAGCATATAAACTTCTGCATAATGAAGATAGATTACCGGTTTCTGTACTTATGATGCCTCATGGTGAGGTTATGCTGGATAATCAAGGTTTCAATTGTGCAGATAAGCCTTGCACTGGGTTTGGCGATGAACGGCTGCGTGTAGGTCCATTAAAGCTTTTTGCTGACGGTGGTGTACATGGTTTTATGGCATTTGCAGGTGAAATTGGAGGCGAAACATACGAATTTGGTAGAGTAAGGGATGATTTCGAAAGTAAGTTAATTGAAGCAACTCAGCATGGATTCAGGGTATGTGTACATTCAATAGGAAATGCAGCTACAGATGCTGTTTTGGACTCATTTGAAAATGCAGTTTCTAAAGCTCCTGAAGGCTTTGAAATGAGGCCGCGTTTGGAACATTTGTTCCTTATGAGTGACGATCAGATTAAACGCTTGGCATCAATGGGGGGATGTTCTGCAGTGCAGGCATGTTTCTTAGAAGGTTCACAAGGCCTGAAAGAGATACCTTTTAAAGGTTTAAAATGGTTTGCATTCAGGGATATGGTACAAAATGGGGTTGTTCTAGCTGGTTCAAGTGACGACCCTGGCGGATTCATGGATGGAAGAGATCCAGTCACATCTTCAGTTATGGGGGCAAATATGAGTGATAACGGTGGAAATGTTTTATTCCCTGACCAGACATTATCCTTTGAGAAATGGCTTGAAATGTACACTGCAGGGGCTGCATACGCAGGCGGACTTGAAAAAGAAAGAGGCATGCTCAAAAAGGGTTTAGCTGCTGATCTGGTTATTCTTGAAGGAGATTTGGACCAGGAGAACCCTCCTGTTGTGGCTGAAACATGGAAAACAGGTAGAAAAGTTTATTCGAGGGTATAATCTAATTTATACTCTTTTTGGATTTATTTATTGAATTATTATGAATGTAATATGGATTTGAGTTGAATACATTTAAATTTGTTTAAGGGTGATATTATGAAAAAAAATACAACAGAAAATAAAGGAAAAGATTTTAATGATCTAATGGAATATGCAAAAAAGATATCTGGCCAATATACGGAAGATAAAAGAAGATTTGAAGAATTAAAAACTGAAATTGGCCAAGCTGAATTAATTGCAAATGTAAGGGCATATGAATCTTCTAAAAGTGAAGATGAACGTATTTGTTATGATCCGTTGGCAATTCATTTTATAAATCCTAAGATGTGGGAAGTTCTCGTTGAACACCCGGAAATGGCAGCTGATACTGAAGCAGGTATTAATTCAATTGTAAGTAGAGTTAAATATTTGGATGACATTGTAGAAAAGTCAGTCAAGGAAGGGCTTGAGCAGCTGGTAATATTGGGGGCAGGATTTGATACTCGAGCTTACAGGATTGATGGCCTGGAAAATGTTACAGTTTTTGAAGTTGATCATCCAACTCCTCAACAATATAAAACCCAAAAAATCAAAGAAATATTCCAATCTGACTTGGAAAATGTTGTATATGTACCTGTTGATTTTGAATCAGAAAAAATCAGTGAAAAATTATTTAAGAAAGGTTACAATGCTTCATTGAAGACTCTTTTCATTATGGAAGGATTTATTTATTATATTACACCAGAAGCTGTTGCTGAAACACTTTCTTTTATTGTAAAAAATTCAGGTAATGGTAGTGCTGTAGTATTTGATTATTTACTTGATTCTGGAGTTATGGAAGGAAATAAACAGAGGCCTGGTGCTAATGTTTTTAAATTTGGCATTAAGGAAGATGGACTCGAGGAATTCTTAGGCCAGTTCGGATTTTCAGATATACAAGGTTCAAGCACTAAAGATCTTAAAAAGTTATACTACCATGGTAAAAACGAAAACAGATTTCCGTATGAAAAAATTTTATATTTTGCTATTGCCACGGTTTGAGAATATGTTTAACGAGCAGGGTAATTTGCGATCTTTTAGATTTATTTAGATGAATGATTTGAAATGTGAATTTAAGTATAGATAATAATTAAATTCATTTAAAGGCGATATTATGAACGTATTAGTGATTAATTCTAGTCCAAATAAAGATAAAGGAAATACTGCAGTAATTTTAAACCCATTTTTGGAGGGTGTGAAAGAGGAGGATGCTGAGGTTGAAATTTATTATACTAAAGACCTCAACATCAATCCATGTAAAGGTGAAGTCAGCTGCTGGATGAAAAACCCTGGCAAATGTATATTGAATGATGATATGAGCTGGCTAGCACCTAAGGCAATCAAGGCAGATATCCTCGTCTTAGCCACGCCTGTGTACTGTGATGGAATTAATACTCATATGCAGATGTTTTTGGAGAGATTATTACCTAGAGCAATGCCGTCAATCGAGCTGAGGGAAGGCCACACAAGACATCCACACCGGGAAATAACACATGGTAAATTAGTACTTGTATCCAGTTGCGGCTTGTGGGAACTGGATAACTTCGATTCAATGGTTTCTCATATCAAAG from Methanobacterium bryantii includes:
- the mcrA gene encoding coenzyme-B sulfoethylthiotransferase subunit alpha, with the protein product MDEKKLFAKALKGKFDEDPNENHTNFYCFGGWEQSARKKEFNAEAEKLMEERGGVPFYNPDIGVPLGQRKLMAYKVSGTDSYVEGDDLHFLNNAAIQQLLDDIKRTVIVGMDTGHAVLEKRLGVEVTPETINEYMETINHALPGGAVVQEHMVEVNPGLVGDCYAKIFTGDDNLADELDKRVLIDINKEFPEEQAEMLKKYVGKKTYQVSRVPTAVVRSCDGGTVSRWSAMQIGMSFISAYKLCAGEAAIADFSYAAKHADVIGMGAILPSRRARGPNEPGGIQFGVLADMIQTSRVSEDPAKVSLEVIGAGAAIYDQIWLGSYMSGGVGFTQYATAAYTDDILDDFLYYGKEYVEDKFGLCQAKADMDVVKDITTEVTLYGMEQYEIPTLLESHFGGSQRAAVAAAAAGCSTAFATGNSNAGINGWYLSQILHKEVHSRLGFYGYDLQDQCGASNSLSVRSDEGLIHELRGPNYPNYAMNVGHQPEYAGIAQAPHAARGDAFCVNPLIKIAFADKNLTFDFTAPRECIAKGALREFLPSGERDLISPAN
- the mcrG gene encoding coenzyme-B sulfoethylthiotransferase subunit gamma: MSYEAQYTPGKTKIAENRRNHMNPDYELKKIREVADEDIVKILGHRNPGEGYKTVHPPLEEMDFELDMMKELVEPIPGAKEGVRTRYVQFADSMYNAPAQPYDRARTYMWRFRGVDTGTLSGRQVVEIRELDLEKMSKTLIETELFDPAKTGIRGATVHGHSLRLDENGLMFDALQRYVYNEEDGQVSYVKDQVGRPLDEPVAVGEPLDDEHLAEMTTIYRYDNVSMRDDEEAIEVVETIHDARTKGGYGLGVFKNDLKCKLGDD
- the mcrD gene encoding methyl-coenzyme M reductase operon protein D yields the protein MNEIKAVDVKIFPHRLLKPKTTEKILNSIIDLDGILRVLVNGKSLPRVVGYGPAKGTIVNHEDRKVIKVKEENFELLVSVGEIIVTVNHEKLDSFKEELERILSDALNFRYDVSVGIFTKTNITVSDYMKYGIGFDKSIDPRLIGMVDPSAKSSETVRLIGD
- the mcrB gene encoding coenzyme-B sulfoethylthiotransferase subunit beta — translated: MPTYEDKIDLYGVDGKLLEENVPLEAISPMYNPTISKIVQEVKRSVAINLAGIEKTLAKAAYGGKANFIPGRELNLPIVENVDVIADKLQKIIQIDEDDDFNLKQINNGAQVLVQLPSQRMNMAADYTVSTLVTGGAVIQAIIDTFDVDQFDASAIKTAVLGSYPQSVDFKGANVSALLAPPAMLDSLGYGFRTIAANHIVAVTKKNTLNAVALSAILEQTSMFEIGDALGAFERSHLLGLAYQGLNANNIVFDLVKANGKGTVGTVIASLVERALDDGVIKVAKTMPSGYKIYEPVDWALWNAYAAAGLISSTIVNIGASRAAQGVASTLLYYNDIIEYETGLPGVDYGRAQGTGVGMSFFSHGIYGGGGPGTFNGNHVVTRHSKGYAVPCNAASMCLDAGTQMFSVESTSSLVGTVYSDIDYLREPIKYVAEGAVEIKDKI
- a CDS encoding TetR/AcrR family transcriptional regulator, whose translation is MSVSNWKEREREQRRNDILDAAETLFFSKGYDNVSMNGIAKKVGLGKATLYIYFDNKEELFYTVVLRGVIILNTMIKEKVEKEDTGLEKLIAFKKAYNEFIRRYADYFKAYNYFQSGRFDLSDMLHSDYSEIMMQSMLYSIHLPSNFLKVDANETIKEIFKLRKEIFFTLHKSIELGIKEETIRSDVDPLKIAAIQILICENIGNLSFDFRMILKGQGVNYVKFTKDLDDFISQLYIK
- a CDS encoding TetR/AcrR family transcriptional regulator produces the protein MPIKSRKEREKEQRRKDIIDAAESLFFKNGYDNVSMNDIAKEVELSKATLYLYFENKEELFFAIVLRGTRILNAMIREAVAAAENGINKVAAFRVAYHKFTKDYPDYIHIYNYFQSGRFDMENIVNREYAEEISKDARLYSIMHNSDFQFLPPVSEYAREIMSLRKERFDVMRDSLKIGIIDGTVRPDVDPVEVSILLSAISKSMSEVPPDHIRILESRGINSEKYFMDVENLLRHMIRNK
- a CDS encoding archease; the encoded protein is MENDNQGKKFEFFEVTADVGYRAHGKTLDEAFENAALAMFEVMTDTSKIEHEIERKIEVESEDECALLYDWLSEFLFMLDVDFLMFSKFEVKINKGNGGFSLKGTAWGEEFNPEIHESRAEVKAVTYHMMDVKQDNGVMVQVILDI